In a single window of the Pontibacter russatus genome:
- a CDS encoding aminotransferase class V-fold PLP-dependent enzyme, which produces MNNKIYFTPGPSELYPTVPQHMQTALQEKIGSISHRSKQFQEVYAHAVAGLRQLLQLPANYEVLFLASATEVWERAIQNNVQQESFHLTNGSFSERFFETAQELGRKAQKYAAPFGEGFDVEKISVPGTAELVALIQNETSSGASIPVEDINRFREKAAPEALIYVDAVSSLPYPAFDFDKVDAVYFSVQKCFGLPAGLGVWLLNERCIAKAEALAASGQVIGSYHSLPSLLSKAKVNQTVETPNVLAIYLLGKVLEDMNSKGVAEIRKETKAKADHIYAYLEQSTAFAPAVKHPAHRSPTTIVANTTVPASEVNKQLAAFDMAIGSGYGKHKETQIRIANFPAHSPQQVEALVAKLNELFG; this is translated from the coding sequence ATGAACAACAAGATATACTTCACCCCGGGCCCTTCGGAGCTGTACCCTACGGTGCCGCAGCACATGCAGACGGCGCTGCAGGAGAAGATCGGCAGCATCTCTCACCGCAGCAAGCAGTTTCAGGAGGTATATGCCCATGCCGTGGCAGGGTTGCGCCAGTTGCTGCAACTGCCCGCGAACTACGAGGTGCTGTTTCTGGCTTCGGCCACGGAGGTGTGGGAGCGGGCGATACAGAACAACGTGCAGCAGGAGAGTTTCCACCTCACAAACGGCTCCTTTTCCGAGAGATTCTTTGAGACGGCGCAGGAGTTGGGCCGCAAGGCGCAGAAATACGCAGCTCCGTTCGGGGAAGGTTTCGACGTAGAAAAAATTAGTGTGCCTGGCACCGCAGAATTGGTGGCGCTCATCCAGAACGAGACCAGTTCGGGCGCCAGCATCCCTGTGGAAGATATAAACAGGTTCCGGGAAAAGGCTGCTCCTGAGGCGCTTATATATGTGGATGCCGTTTCTTCGCTGCCCTACCCGGCTTTTGATTTTGACAAGGTGGATGCGGTGTACTTCTCGGTGCAGAAGTGTTTCGGTCTGCCGGCCGGCCTGGGCGTGTGGCTCCTGAACGAGCGCTGCATTGCCAAAGCCGAAGCTTTGGCGGCAAGCGGTCAGGTAATTGGCTCCTATCACAGCCTGCCCTCCCTGCTGAGCAAGGCCAAGGTAAACCAGACCGTGGAAACGCCGAATGTGCTGGCTATATACCTGCTGGGCAAAGTACTGGAGGATATGAACAGCAAAGGGGTGGCGGAAATCAGGAAAGAGACGAAGGCGAAGGCAGACCATATATATGCGTACCTGGAGCAGAGCACGGCTTTTGCACCGGCCGTGAAGCACCCCGCGCACCGCTCTCCTACCACCATTGTGGCCAATACCACCGTACCCGCCTCCGAGGTGAACAAGCAACTGGCCGCGTTTGACATGGCCATCGGCAGCGGCTACGGCAAGCACAAAGAAACCCAGATCCGGATCGCCAATTTCCCGGCGCACAGCCCGCAACAGGTAGAGGCGCTGGTGGCAAAACTGAA
- the serA gene encoding phosphoglycerate dehydrogenase: MSKDKYFIIDFDSTFTKVEALDELGELSLEGDPEKDRVLQQVRQLTDSAMAGESSFAEGLRKRLALLRAHQRHLPHLILRLQDKVSESVRRNKEFLTEYSDQIFIVSSGFKEFITPIVTEYGIKEENIYANTFKLDENGNITGFDEENVLSLDKGKIKLLEKLALSGDVYVIGDGYTDYEIKEAGLANKFYAFTENVARESVLAKAEHIAPSLDEFLYQNKLPMAISYPKNRISVLLLENIHPKAVELFRSEGYQVETMSGALSEDELCEKIQNVSILGIRSKTHVTRRVLEHANRLMSVSAFCIGTNQIDLDACLEAGIAVFNAPYSNTRSVVEMAIGQIIMLSRGIVDKSSKMHQGNWDKSATGSFEVRDKKLGIVGYGNIGAQLSVLAEAMGMVVYYYDVVEKLQLGNARKCNTLQELLEISDFVTLHVDGRPENKNMIGAAEFAAMKKGAIFLNLSRGHVVDIAALVDSLKSGKLRGAAVDVFPQEPATNSEPFVSELRGLPNVILTPHIGGSTSEAQVNIANFVPNRIMDYINSGNTYQSVNFPNIQLPELKNAHRLIHIHANVPGVLADINNVLAKNQVNILGQYLKTNERVGYVITDVDKKYDKQLVNDMRRIPHTIKFRMLY, translated from the coding sequence ATGAGCAAAGACAAATACTTCATCATCGATTTTGACAGCACTTTCACGAAAGTAGAGGCCCTCGACGAGTTGGGCGAATTGTCGCTGGAAGGAGATCCGGAGAAAGACCGCGTGCTGCAGCAGGTAAGGCAACTGACGGACAGCGCTATGGCCGGGGAAAGCTCGTTTGCCGAGGGCCTGCGCAAGCGGCTGGCGCTGCTACGGGCACACCAGCGGCACCTGCCGCACCTCATCCTCAGGCTGCAGGACAAAGTATCGGAGTCTGTCCGCCGCAACAAGGAGTTCCTGACGGAGTACTCTGACCAGATATTTATCGTGTCGAGCGGGTTCAAGGAGTTCATCACGCCCATCGTGACAGAGTACGGCATCAAGGAAGAGAATATTTACGCCAATACCTTTAAGCTGGACGAGAACGGCAACATCACCGGGTTTGACGAGGAGAACGTGCTGAGCCTCGACAAAGGGAAAATCAAGCTTCTGGAGAAGCTGGCTCTCTCCGGCGACGTGTACGTGATTGGCGACGGCTACACCGACTACGAAATAAAAGAGGCCGGACTGGCCAATAAATTCTATGCCTTTACCGAGAACGTGGCGCGCGAAAGCGTGCTGGCAAAAGCCGAGCATATAGCCCCCAGCCTTGACGAGTTCCTGTACCAGAACAAACTGCCGATGGCCATCTCCTACCCCAAAAACAGAATCAGCGTGCTGCTGCTGGAGAACATCCACCCTAAGGCAGTAGAGCTGTTCCGCAGCGAAGGCTACCAGGTAGAGACCATGTCCGGAGCCCTGAGCGAAGACGAGCTCTGCGAAAAGATTCAGAACGTGTCGATACTGGGCATCCGGAGCAAGACGCACGTGACGCGCCGGGTGCTGGAGCACGCCAACCGCCTGATGAGCGTGAGCGCCTTCTGCATCGGCACGAACCAGATTGACCTGGATGCCTGCCTGGAGGCTGGTATCGCCGTGTTTAACGCGCCCTACAGCAACACCCGCAGCGTGGTGGAAATGGCCATCGGCCAGATTATCATGCTGAGCCGGGGCATTGTGGACAAGAGCAGCAAAATGCACCAGGGCAACTGGGACAAGTCGGCCACAGGCAGCTTTGAGGTCCGCGACAAGAAACTGGGCATCGTAGGCTACGGCAACATTGGTGCGCAGCTGTCGGTGCTGGCAGAGGCCATGGGCATGGTGGTGTACTACTACGATGTGGTGGAGAAACTGCAGCTCGGCAACGCCCGCAAGTGCAACACGCTGCAGGAACTGCTGGAGATATCGGACTTTGTGACGCTGCACGTGGACGGCCGCCCGGAGAACAAGAACATGATAGGCGCGGCGGAATTTGCCGCCATGAAAAAGGGTGCCATCTTCCTGAACCTGAGCCGCGGCCACGTGGTGGATATTGCCGCACTGGTAGACAGCCTCAAATCTGGGAAGCTGCGCGGCGCCGCCGTAGACGTGTTCCCACAGGAGCCTGCCACCAACAGCGAGCCTTTCGTGAGTGAGCTGCGCGGGCTGCCGAACGTCATCCTGACGCCGCACATTGGCGGCAGCACCTCGGAGGCGCAGGTGAACATCGCCAACTTCGTTCCGAACCGCATCATGGATTATATCAACTCGGGCAACACCTACCAGAGCGTGAACTTCCCGAACATCCAGCTGCCGGAACTGAAGAACGCACACCGGCTCATCCATATCCACGCCAACGTGCCGGGCGTGCTGGCCGACATCAACAATGTGCTCGCCAAAAACCAGGTGAACATCCTGGGCCAGTACCTCAAAACGAACGAGCGCGTGGGCTATGTGATTACGGACGTAGACAAGAAATACGACAAGCAGTTGGTGAACGACATGCGCCGCATACCGCACACCATCAAGTTCAGGATGCTGTATTAA